The DNA region ACTTATGTCCGGGCGCTCGCCCGCGACATGGGCCGGCTTCTGGGCTGTTTCGGCCATATCTGCGCCCTGCGGCGGACCCTGGTCGGTCCGTTTACGGAAGCGGACATGATTCCGCTGGAACAGTTGGAGGCTTTATGCAATAGAGCCGCGTCTGGCGAGGGCAGCCTCGCCGACGCGCTTTTGCCCGTTGAGACCGCGCTGGACGACATCCCGGCACTGGCCGTCACACGGGCTGATGCGGCAAGGCTCCACAGGGGCCAGGCCGTTTTGTTGCGCGGACGGGATGCGCCCAATAGTAGCGGCACAGTCTATGTCACGGTGGCAGGCCGTCTTTTGGCGCTTGCCGAACTTGGCAATGGCGAACTCATCCCCAAGCGCGTGTTCAACCTGAACGGACTGACTGCCAGTTCCGCTCGCAACAACGAAAGTAACTGACGATGTCGATTACCGCCGAACGCAAAGCGGAAGTCATCAAGACGAATGCCAACAAGGCCGGCGACACCGGCTCGCCCGAGGTTCAGGTCGCGATCCTGTCGGAACGCATCAACAACCTGACCGAGCACTTCAAGTCCCACGTCAAGGACAACCATTCCCGCCGTGGCCTGCTGAAGCTGGTGTCGACGCGCCGCTCCTTGCTTGACTACATCAAGCGCAAGGACGAGGCGCGCTACAAGGCGCTGCTCGAGAAGCACAACATCCGTCGTTGATATTGAGAAGCACGCGCGCGGGGTTCGCGCGCGTTTTCGTATGGTCTTCCGGGAAAGCGGACTTTCGAATTGTCGAAAGATGACCATGCGCTACTAGCGTTCAGCAGCAATCCGGCCGCTGGACGGGGCAAGATGCCCAGATGACCGAAAGGATGGACGCCATCCGAAATTCAAAGACCATGGCAGGATCGCCGGATACTGACTGCCTGTTTGCGTCAGTGCCCAGCCGTCTTGCGCATGGTCTTTGCGTTTTACGGCGCCATGCTTTCGAGAAACCATGAAAGAAGACCGAAATGTTCAATACGCATTCCGTCGAGATCGACTGGGGTGGACGTCCCCTCAAACTTGAGACCGGCAAGATCGCCCGCCAGGCCGACGGCGCCGTGATGGCGACCTATGGCGAGACCGTGGTGCTCGCCACCGTCGTCGCGGCGAAGGCGCCGCGCGAGGGCGTCGACTTCCTGCCGCTCACGGTCGACTACCAGGAGAAGACCTACGCCGCGGGCCGCATCCCCGGCGGCTATTTCAAGCGCGAGGGCCGTCCGACCGAGAAGGAGACGCTGGTCTCCCGCCTGATCGACCGTCCGATCCGTCCGCTGTTCGTCGACGGCTGGCGCAACGAGACCCAGGTGATCGTCACCGTGCTCTCGCACGACATGGAGAACGATCCGGATATCGTGGCGCTGGTGGCCTCCTCCGCCGCGCTGACGTTGTCGGGCGCGCCCTTCAAGGGCCCGATCGGTGCCGCCCGCGTCGGTTTCGCCAATGACGAGTTCATCCTCAATCCGACGCTGGACGAGATGACCGAGACCCAGCTCGACCTGGTCGTCGCCGGCACCGCCGACGCCGTGCTGATGGTCGAATCGGAAGCCAAGGAGCTCAACGAGGACGTGATGCTCGGCGCGGTCATGTTCGGCCATCGCCACTTCCAGCCGGTGATCAAGGCGATCATCGAGCTCGCCGAGAAGGCCGCCAAGGAGCCGCGCGAGGTCACCACGATCGACAATTCGGAGATCGAAAAGGAGATGCTCGGCATCGCCGAGCAGGATCTCCGCAAGGCCTATGCGATCCCGGTCAAGCAGGAGCGCTATGCCGCGGTCGGCGCCGTCAAGGAAAAGGTGCTGGCGCACTTCTTCCCGGAAGGCCAGGAGCCGAAATACGACAAGCTGCGCGTCGCCGGCGTGTTCAAGGAGCTGGAAGCCAAGATCGTTCGCTGGAACATCCTCGACACCGGCAAGCGCATCGACGGCCGCGACGTCAAGACCGTGCGCAACATCCTCGCCGAGGTCGGCGTGCTGCCGCGCGCCCACGGCTCGGCGCTGTTCACCCGCGGTGAGACCCAGGCGATGGTCGTGACCACGCTCGGCACCGGCGAGGACGAGCAGTACATCGACGCGCTGTCGGGGACGTACAAGGAAACGTTCCTGCTGCACTACAACTTCCCGCCCTACTCGGTCGGTGAGACGGGCCGCCTCGGCGGCACCAAGCGCCGCGAGATCGGCCACGGCAAGCTCGCCTGGCGTGCGATCCATCCGGTGCTGCCGCCGCATCACGAATTCCCCTACACCGTGCGCGTCGTTTCCGAGGTCACCGAGTCGAACGGCTCGTCCTCGATGGCGTCGGTGTGCGGCGCCTCGCTGTCGCTGATGGACGCCGGCGTGCCGCTGAAGCGGCCGACCGCGGGTATCGCGATGGGCCTGATCCTCGAGGACAAGCGCTTCGCGGTGCTCTCGGACATCCTCGGCGACGAGGATCATCTCGGCGACATGGACTTCAAGGTCGCCGGCACCGAGCAGGGCATCACCTCGCTGCAGATGGACATCAAGATCGAGGGCATCACCGAGGAGATCATGAAGGTTGCGCTTGGCCAGGCCAAGGAAGGGCGCATCCACATCCTCGGCGAGATGTCCAAGGCCCTGACCGCGGCCCGCGCCGAGCTCGGCGAATATGCGCCGCGCATCGAGACCTTCAAGATTGCCACCGACAAGATCCGCGAAGTGATCGGCACCGGCGGCAAGGTGATCCGCGAGATCGTCGAGAAGACCGGCGCCAAGGTCAACATCGAGGACGACGGCACCGTGAAGGTCGCCTCCAACGACGGCGAGGCGATGAAGGCCGCGATCAAGTGGATCAAGTCGATCGCCTCCGATCCGGAGATCGGCCAGATCTATGAGGGCACCGTCGTCAAGGTGATGGAGTTCGGCGCTTTCGTGAACTTCTTCGGCGCCAAGGACGGCCTCGTCCACATCAGCCAGCTCGCGGCCAGCCGCGTGCAGAAGACCTCCGACGTCGTCAAGGAAGGCGACAAGGTCAAAGTCAAGCTGCTCGGCTTCGACGACCGCGGCAAGACCCGGCTGTCGATGAAGGCGGTCGATCAGGCCACCGGCGAGGATCTCGAGGCCAAGCAGAAGACCGAGGCCCCGGCGCCGCGCGAAGCCGCCGGCGAGTAGGGCCTGACGGCAATCCGATCGTTGCGAAAGGGCGGCCGTATGGCCGCCCTTTTTTGCTAAAGCGCGATGAGATCGGGTTGAATCGTCATCGCGCTTTAGCTCTTTGTTTGAGCATGATCTTTTCGGAAAACCGCTTCACACTTTTCCGGATCATGCTCTAGTCTAGCGGCGAATGCCGCAGAGAGCTCGGATGCGTAGCCCGGATGTAGCGAAGCGCAATCCGGGGAACGACGAAGACGCGGAGAAAACTTCCCGGATTTCGCTTCGCTGCATCCGGGCTACAGGCTGAGGAGCAGCTTAACCCGGAACAACGCGCGGATCGATGTCCTGCGTGTAGTCGACGCCGTCGATGCCGAAGCCGAACAGGCGGAGGAACTGGCTCTTGTGCTCGTCCAGGTCCGCGAACTCGGCGAGCGTTTCGGTGGTCAGCAGTGGCCACCGCCGCAACATCTCGGTCTGGACTTCAGGCGAAAGCTCCCAGTCGTCCATCCTGATGCGCTGTTCGTCGTCGAGCGCGACATCCTTGCCGAGACGAGTCCGGAACAGGCGATCGATCTGCTCGATGCAGCCCTCATGCAGGCCGAGCTCCTTCATCACCTTGAAAAGCATGGTGCCGTAGAGCGGCACCGCGGGGATCGCCGAGCTTGCCTGGGTGACCACGGCCTTCAGCGCCACGACACGGGCAGCTTCGGGGCCGAGCCGACTGCGGATCGCTTCCGCCTTGCGGTCGAGATCGACCTTGGCGCGCCCGAGCGTGCCGTTCCAGTAGATCGGCCAGGTCAGCTCGCTGCCGATATAGGTGTAGTTGAGCGTCCGGAAGCCAGGCGCCAGCACGCCGGCGTCCGCAAGCTGGTCGATCCAGCGCTGCCAGTCCTCACCGCCCATCACCGCGACCGTAGCCGCAGTTTGATCCTCGCTCGCCGGCTCCAGCGTCGTCTGGAAGACCTCGCCGGTTTCGGTATCGAGCGTCTTGATCTCGACGGGGGCGCCCAGCGGCTTGATGACCGAGCGATGGGTCTTGCCGGTGACCGGATCGGTGCGGACCGGAGCCGCCATGCTGTAGACCAGCAGGTCGAGCTGCCCGAATTTCTCGCGCACGCGCTCGATGAAGGTCGTCTTCAGCTCGTCGGAGAAGGCGTCGCCTTCCAGCGTAACTGGCGCGCGTCCGATCTTTTGCGCCTCGATCTCGAAGGCGCGATTGTTGTACCAGCCGGCGCTCGCCGTCCTGGTCGCCGTGGGCTCGCGCTCCAGCGAGACGCCGATCGTATCCGCCCCACCGGCGAAGGTCGCGACGATGCGGCTCGCGAGCCCGTAACCGGTCGAGCAGCCCAACACGGCGACGCGCTTCGGGCAGTCGGCGACGGGGCCCTGCTTGAGAACGTAGGCGATCTGTTCGCGGACATTGGTGGCGCAACCGACCGGGTGTGCCGTCGTGCAGATGAAGCCTCGCACGCGCGGTTCGATAATCATGCCAACCCCATTCCAGATCGTTTGCCAGATCGTTTGCCAGATCGTTTGCCAGATCGTTGCAATGTCGCCATGCGCGGCCTGCCGGCCTCCATCAGCTGCGGAGAGGCGAAAACGAAATCACGCATCGAGCCGCTTGAACACCAGCGTGGCGTTGGTGCCGCCGAAACCGAACGAATTCGACAGCACGGTGCCGAGCTTGGCGTTGTCGATGCGCTTGCGCACGATCGGCATGTCGGCGAAGGCAGGATCGAGCTCGGTGATATGCGCGCTCTCGCAGACGAAGCCGTTGTTGAGCATCAGGAGCGAATAGATCGCCTCCTGCACGCCGGTGGCGCCGAGCGAATGACCGGTCAGCGCCTTGGTCGCCGAGATCGGCGGGCACTTCTCGCCGGTGCCGAACACCCTGCGGATCGCCTCGATCTCCGGCGGGTCGCCGGCCGGCGTCGAGGTGGCGTGCGGATTGATGTAGTCGATCGGCGTTTTCACCGTCTCGATCGCCATGCGCATGCAGCGCTCGGCGCCCTCGCCTGACGGCGCGACCATGTCGTAACCGTCGGAGGTTGCGCCGTAACCGACGATCTCGCCGTAAATCCGTGCGCCGCGCGCCTTGGCGTGCTCGAGCTCTTCCAGCACCACGACGCCGGCGCCGCCGGCGATCACGAAGCCGTCGCGGCTGATGTCGTAGGGACGCGAGGCGGTCGACGGCGTATCGTTGTATTTCGAGGACATCGCGCCCATGGCGTCGAACAACACCGACAGCGTCCAGTCGAGTTCCTCGCAACCGCCGGCGAAGATGATGTCCTGCTTGCCGATCTGGATCGTCTCATAGGCATTGCCGATGCAATGGTTCGACGTCGCGCAGGCCGACGAGATCGAGTAGTTGACGCCCTTGATCTTGAACCAGGTGGCGAGCGTCGCCGACGCGGTCGAGGACATGCCCTTCGGCACCGCGAACGGACCGACGCGCTTCGGGCCCTTGGCGCGCGCGATGTCGGCGGCTTCCACCAGCGTCCGCGTCGACGGCCCGCCGGATCCCATGATGATGCCGGTGCGGATGTTGGAGACTTCGTTCTCCTCGAGCCCGGAGTCGCGGATCGCCTGTTCCATCGCGACGTGATTCCAGGCCGCGCCTTCGGCGAGAAAGCGCATCGCGCGGCGATCGATCAATTCGGAAGGATTGAGCGTCGGCGCGCCGTGCACCTGCGAGCGAAAGCCAAGCTCGGCGGCCTTCTCCGCACGCGAAATGCCGGACTTCGCCTCGTAGAGGCTCGCAAGCACTTCCTGGGTGTTGTTACCGATGGACGAGACGATGCCCATCCCCGTGATGACAACCCGCCTCATGTTCGCCTCGCCCTGCCTTTATGTTGTCGCATGATGATCCCGCTCAGGACGGCGCCGTGCCCTGCTTGAACAACCCGACCTTCAAGTCCTTGGCGCGATAAATAATCTCGTCGTCCATGGAAAGCCACCCGTCGGCGATTCCAAGCACGAGCTTTGACTTCATCACGCGCTTGATGTCGATGTTGTACACAACCTTGCGCACGTGCGGCAGCACCTGGCCCGAGAACTTCAGCTCACCGAGCCCGAGCGCGCGGCCGCGACCTTCGCCACCGATCCAGCCGAGATAAAAGCCGACCATTTGCCACATGGCGTCGAGGCCGAGGCAGCCCGGCATCACCGGGTCGTTCTTGAAATGGCAGCCGAAGAACCAGAGATCCGGCTTCACTTCCAGCTCGGCGCGCACCAAGCCCTTGCCGAACTCGCCGCCGGTCTCGGAAATCTGGCTGATGCGATCGAACATGAGCATCGGCGGCAGCGGCAATTGCGCATTGCCGGGGCCGAACAGCTCTCCCCGGCCGCAAGCCAGCAGGTCCTCGTATTCATAACCGCCGCGGCGATCCAGCATCCTGTTCTAACCTCTCCAATGTCCCGATGAAGCGCTTGGGCTTGAACCGGACCGTTATCCTCCCACGGGAACTAACGTTTCCCGCCGCTCGGCGCTAGCTGGGCACACTACCGGCATTGATCCCTGCCGAAAGCGCATATGTGGTCCGCGGGACCACTAACATAGGCCCAACCGGGCGGCAAAGCGGCATTCAGGTGATAAATTACCGCCGCTGCATAGGTTTCTGCGCTACCTTGGATTCGTTCTAGTTGCGAAAAACTTGCATCTGGTGGCCATCCTTTTTATATCTATCGGGAATATTGCCTGAGTTAGGTGCATAGAGTGGACATGAGCGACGAAGTACCGGTTTCGAACGATGACGCCGTCCACCCGGCTGCCCGGGGTGCCGGACACCCGGCCCTGACCGGCTGCCCGTGGCATGACGTCAACGAGATGTTGCAGGCTGCCGGCCTGCGGCCGACCCGTCAGCGCATGGCGCTGGGCTGGCTGCTGTTCGGCAAGGGCGCCCGCCATCTGACCGCGGAAATGCTGTACGAGGAAGCCACGCTGGCCAAGGTTCCGGTGTCGCTCGCGACCGTCTACAACACCCTCAACCAGCTCACCGATGCAGGCCTGCTGCGCCAGGTCAGCGTCGACGGCACCAAGACCTATTTCGACACCAACGTGTCGGCCCATCACCACTTCTATCTCGAGCACAATCACGAGCTGGTCGACATCCACGACACTAACATGATGCTGTCGAAGATGCCCGACGTACCGGAGGGCTTCGAGATCTCCCGCGTCGACATGGTGGTGCGGCTGCGCAAGAAGCGCTGAGGCGATTGAAGCTGATGCAGGATTGTCAATGGCCGGGCTCGTCCCGGCCATTGTCGTTTGGATTGGTCGTCAATCCACCTTCTCGTCGGCGTAGACGCCCCACAGCCGCTGCTGCTCGATCCAGCCGTCGAACCCGATGCCTGAGACCCGGCACCAGTTGTTGGCGCATTTCCTGACCTGCGCGACCACGCCGGCCTGCAGCCGCGCCGCGATGGCGCTGGTGGCGTCGGGGCGGTCGTAGAGCGAGGCGAGATCGTCCTTGTTCTTCATGGTGACGACCGCGGTGCGGCGACCGGACAACAGGGAGTGGTAGACCCAGCCCTCGGCGCCCTCGGAATCGCGGACCCGCCGCCAGTTCTCGAATTCGGCGGTAATCTCCACCGGCAGGCCGGAGCGGGTGTAGACCCAGGCGACGTCGTTGTCCTTGGTCGGACCGGCCCGGACGTTCACATGGTCGGATTTCAGGCTGACATAGCGCGGGATCGGCAGTCCGCTGGTGGTCGGGCTGGGATCCTTGGCGGAATGCCCGGGCATGATCGATGCGCTCAGCATGCTCCCGACCAGCGCCACCAACGAGCCGAAACGCCAGAACGCCACCACCATCAACTCGTCTCCTGTCGAGATGCCCGGCCCGCATTCGGCGCGCCGCAAAGCCAAACCCGCGCCTGAATGTCAGGCCCCCGTGCCGCCGCCCGCCGGCGCGCTTCGCGATGCCCGAGGGGTTCTTGTCTTGGCCCGGCCTTCTGCTAGAGAGGACGGAACGCCTTGAGAACCAGAACGCCCCGAATTTCCCTCAGGCCGAACGCCGGGTAGATATCGGGGAACCCTAGGAAACGCGAAGGAAACGCCGGGACAGCGCGGCTTTCTGCAGTGTCGAACAACCGGGTTAATGAGGCCTGAAGGCTTTGCGCTTTGGCAAAGCCGAACGCCTCATGAGAGCAGGACATGTCGGTAAAGAAAAAGCCTCTCGTCGTCGTCACCCGCAAGCTGCCGGACTCGATCGAGACCCGGATGCGCGAGCTGTTCGACGCCAGACTGAACCTCGACGACACGCCGATGACCACGGAGCAGATCGCCGAGGCGGTGAAGACCGCCGACGTGCTGGTGCCGACGGTCACCGACATGATCCGCGAGGACGTGATCAACCAGCCCGACTGCCGGCTGAAGATGATCGCCAATTTCGGCAATGGCGTCGACAATATCGACGTCGCGGCGGCGCACGCCCGCGGCATCACGGTGACCAACACCCCGAAGGTGCTGACCGAGGACACCGCCGACATGACCATGGCGCTGATCCTCGCGGTGCCCAGACGGATGATCGAGGGCGCCTCGATCCTGACCGAAGGCAAGCAGCATTGGGCCGGCTGGTCGCCGACCTGGATGCTCGGCCACCGCATCGGCGGCAAACGGCTCGGCATCATCGGCATGGGCCGGATCGGCCAGGCGGTGGCGCGCCGCGCCCGCGCCTTCGGCTTGCAAATCCACTATCACAACCGCCGCCCGGTGGCGCCCAAGATCGCCGACGAGCTCGGGGCGACCTATTGGGAAAGCCTCGACCAGATGCTGGCGCGGATGGACATCATCTCGGTGAACTGCCCGCACACGCCGGCGACCTATCATCTGCTTTCGGCGCGGCGGCTCAAGCTGATCCGCAAGGAGGCCTATATCGTCAACACCGCGCGCGGCGAGGTGATCGACGAGGACACGCTGATCAAGCTGATCGAAGCCGGCGATGTCGGCGGCGCCGGCCTCGACGTCTATGAGCACGAGCCGGCGGTGAACCCGAAGCTGGTGCGGCTCGCAAAAGCCGGCAAGGTGACGCTGCTGCCGCATATGGGCTCGGCTACCATCGAAGGCCGCGTCGAGATGGGCGAGAAGGTGATCATCAACATCAGAACCTTCCTCGACGCCCACAAGCCGCCGGACCGCGTGCTGCCGAGCATGTTGTGACCCTGTAGCTCGCAGTTGAGGGGCGCACTGCAAAAATATCGAAAAACAACCCCATGCAAAGGAGCCCAGGGGCTGCCGAGGCATACTATAACACCGCCATCGGTGTCGCCCCTGCGAAGACCGGACCCATAGCTACAGGGCTTCGTTGTTGCGAGGGCTGTGGCCTCAGCTCAGCAAGACAATTTGCATTCGTGGTTATGGGTCCCGGCTTTCGCCGGGACGACGACGTGGAGAGACCTTGTCTTCCCTTTTCCGTCCCGCCTGCTTGCGCCAGTCGGCGACGAACGCCACGAAGGCGGCGAGCGCGGGCGGCGGCTGGCGGCGGCTCGGGTAATAGAGGAACGGCCCGTCGAACGGCGGGCACCAGTCGTCCAACACGCTGACCAGCGCGCCGGATTTCACGCCGTAGCGGACATAGCCTTCGAACGTTGCCCAATAGCCGACACCGTCGTGAGCCGCGCGCAAGGCGAGGCCGAGATAGGTCGCGATCAGCTTGGCCGGCGGCGAGACCTTGACCACGCGGCCGTTCTTCTCGAACTCCCAATCGAAGATCGCGCCACTGCCGAAACGGGTGCGGATGCAGGCGTGCTTCAGCAGATCCTTCGGGTGCATCGGCCGGCCATGTTTGGCGACATAGTCGCGCGAGGCCACGATCGCGTAGCGCTGCGGCGCCCCGAGCGACACCGCGATCATGTCCTGCGCCAGGTGCTCGCCGTAGCGGACACCGGCGTCGAACCCTTGAGCGACGATGTCGACGAACGCGCTTTCGGCGACGATCTCGAGATCGACCTGCGGGTATTTGGCGAGAAACGGCCCGATCATCGGCGCCAGCACGAGATCGATCGCCGGCGGCGGCGCGTTGATGCGGAGCCGGCCGGACGGCTCGGCGCGCAAGCCGCGCACCTGGTTGAGCGCATCGCCGACATCGTCGATTGCAGGCGCGACGCGGGCGAGCAAGAGTTCGCCGGCTTCGGTCAACGCGACGCTACGGGTGGTGCGGTTCATCAGGCGGACGCCGAGCCGCTCCTCCATGTCGCGCAGGCGCTGGCTGAGGCTCGAGACCGAGACGCGGCTCTCCAGCGCCGCACGCCGGAAATTGCGCGTGCGCGCCACCGCCACGAAGGCATCGAGGTCGCGGAGATCGAAATCCTGCATTGTTCGATATAGTGAACAAGCCATTCTTGATTGTCCAGCTTATCGAAATTGCCGAGGCGGCCCATATCAGCGGCGCCATTTCGCGGTGAAAGTCGCCGCGTTGCACGAGGAGCACCATCATGGACACACGCAAGCTCGGTTCCACCGGCCCGACCGTTTCGGCCATCGGCCTCGGCGCCATGGGCATGTCCGACTTCTACGGTCCCACCGACCGCAGCGAGAGCATCAGTACCATCCATGCAGCGCTCGATGCCGGCATCACCTTGATCGATACCGGCGACTTCTACGGCATGGGCCACAACGAGATGCTGATCGGGGAAGCGCTGAAGGGAGGAAAACGCGACCAGGTGCAGATCAGCGTCAAGTTCGGCGCGCTGCGCGACCCCAACCGCGGCTTCCTCGGCTATGACAGCCGGCCGGCCGCGATGAAGAACTTCGTCGCCTATTCGCTGCAGCGGCTCGGCACCGACCATATCGACATCTACCGCCCGGCGCGGCTCGATCCCAACGTACAGATCGAGGACACGGTCGGCGCCATGGCCGACATGATCAAGTTAGGCTGGATCCGGCATATCGGGCTCTCAGAGGTCGGCTCGGACACGATCCGCCGTGCGCACAAGGTGCATCCGATCGCCGACCTCCAGATCGAATACTCACTGATCTCGCGCGGCATCGAGAGCGACATCCTGAAAACCTGCCGCGAGCTCGGCATCGGCATCACGGCATATGGCGTGCTGGCGCGCGGCCTGATCAGCGGCCATTGGTCGAAGGATCGTGGGGAAGCAAAGGATTTCCGCCTGCTGAGCCCGCGCTTCCAGGCTGAAAACATCGACGCCAATCTCGCGCTGGCAGATCGTCTCCGCATCATCGCCGCGGAGGTCGGTGCCTCGCCGGCGCAGGTCGCGATCGCCTGGGTCGCGGCGCAGGGCGACGACATCGTGCCGCTGGTCGGCGCACGGCGGCGCGAGCGGCTGACGGAGGCACTCGGCGCACGCGACGTAAAACTGAGCGACGCGCATCTCGCCGCATTGGCCAAGGCATTCCCGCCCGGCGCCGCCTCGGGCGGACGCTATCCGGACGAGCACTTGAAGCACATGGACAGCGAGAAGCCGGCAAGGGCTTCGTGAGCTTACGGGTATCCGCTCAGATCGGTGATGCCGGGAGTATCACCATTGAGCGGGTTCTGCGGATCGCGCGCGTAGCGCAGGGTCTCGAAGCGCATCGCGCGCGCATCGACCATCAGGAGGCGCCCGACCAGGCCGTCGCCGAAGCCGACGATCTCGCGGATCGCCTCCAGCGCCATCATCGATCCCAAGACGCCGGCGAGCGCGCCCATCACACCGGCCTCGGCGCAGGCCGGCACGGTGCCCGGCGGCGGCGCCTCCGGAAACAGGCAGCGATAGGTCGGATTGAACGCGCCGTCCGCGTTCCTCTCATGCGCGCGGATCGTGGTCAGCGAGCCGTCGAACTGGCCGAGCGCGGCGGTAATCAGCGGCCGCTTCGCCAGGAAGCAGGCGTCCGAGACCAGATAGCGGGTCTCGAAATTGTCGGAGCCGTCGAGCACCAGATCGTAATTCGCGATCAGCGCCAGCGCATTCGCGGCATTGAGCCGCAACGGATGCGCCTCGAACACCACATGCGGGTTCAATTCACGGATCTGCGCCGCCGCGCTGTCGACCTTGCGCTTGCCGATATCGGACGTGCCGTGGACGATCTGGCGCTGCAAATTTGACAGCGACACGATATCGTCATCAATCACGCCGAGCCGGCCGATACCGGCGGCCGCCAGATACATCAAGACCGGCG from Bradyrhizobium genosp. L includes:
- a CDS encoding HesA/MoeB/ThiF family protein yields the protein MLSAEELERYARHIVLREVGGPGQNALKKASVLVIGAGGLGAPVLMYLAAAGIGRLGVIDDDIVSLSNLQRQIVHGTSDIGKRKVDSAAAQIRELNPHVVFEAHPLRLNAANALALIANYDLVLDGSDNFETRYLVSDACFLAKRPLITAALGQFDGSLTTIRAHERNADGAFNPTYRCLFPEAPPPGTVPACAEAGVMGALAGVLGSMMALEAIREIVGFGDGLVGRLLMVDARAMRFETLRYARDPQNPLNGDTPGITDLSGYP